One window of Caldisericum exile AZM16c01 genomic DNA carries:
- the scfA gene encoding six-cysteine ranthipeptide SCIFF has product MNTVKHVKIVAKKPFWNIDKAHDCRACQTPCKSACKTSVTVGNQVCEIKKPVKRWIW; this is encoded by the coding sequence ATGAATACAGTAAAGCATGTAAAAATTGTAGCAAAAAAGCCATTCTGGAATATCGATAAGGCACATGACTGCAGGGCATGTCAAACGCCTTGTAAGTCCGCATGCAAGACAAGTGTAACTGTTGGAAACCAAGTTTGTGAAATAAAGAAACCTGTTAAAAGGTGGATCTGGTAG
- a CDS encoding nucleoside hydrolase, whose amino-acid sequence MKKIILDCDPGHDDMLAIILALSSKELEVLGITTVAGNQTGEKTYINALRVLNLIGRTDVKVSRGFDKPILRDLVTAPQIHGVSGLDGANLPEPKGNATNKHAVDFIIETVMNSDEKIHLVPTGPLTNIAVSLLKEPKIKDKIEKIVLMGGAFHDSNFTPGAEFNIYVDPEAAKIVFESGIPIVMVGLDVTNRALLTFEDIDYIESLNGHVSRVIAPLLRFFGKANNEFFGFDGAPIHDALAVSYLIDPTILTLKHLHVDIETKGEFTRGQTVVDFYNVLKKEPNAYVALDLNLPKFKTLMIEAIKYFDEKWT is encoded by the coding sequence ATGAAAAAAATCATACTTGATTGTGATCCAGGACATGATGATATGCTTGCAATAATTCTTGCACTTTCAAGCAAGGAACTTGAAGTTTTAGGAATTACAACTGTTGCAGGCAATCAAACAGGTGAGAAGACCTATATAAACGCTTTAAGAGTATTGAATCTCATTGGAAGAACTGATGTCAAAGTTTCAAGGGGATTTGATAAACCAATTCTAAGAGATCTTGTTACAGCACCTCAAATACATGGAGTTTCAGGACTTGATGGCGCAAATCTTCCTGAACCAAAAGGAAATGCGACTAACAAACACGCAGTTGACTTTATTATTGAAACAGTAATGAATTCAGATGAGAAAATTCATCTTGTACCAACAGGACCTTTGACAAACATTGCGGTTTCACTCCTAAAAGAGCCAAAAATTAAAGACAAAATTGAGAAAATCGTTCTCATGGGGGGTGCCTTCCATGATTCAAACTTTACGCCGGGTGCTGAATTCAATATTTATGTTGATCCAGAGGCTGCAAAGATTGTCTTTGAAAGCGGAATTCCTATAGTGATGGTTGGGCTTGATGTCACAAACAGAGCACTTTTAACTTTTGAAGATATCGATTATATTGAAAGTCTTAACGGTCATGTGTCACGTGTAATTGCACCACTTTTAAGATTTTTCGGAAAGGCAAATAACGAATTTTTCGGTTTTGATGGAGCACCAATCCACGATGCACTCGCCGTATCATATCTTATTGACCCAACGATTCTTACACTTAAACACCTACACGTAGATATTGAGACAAAGGGTGAATTCACAAGGGGGCAAACAGTCGTTGATTTCTATAACGTCTTAAAAAAGGAGCCCAACGCCTATGTTGCACTTGATCTTAATCTTCCTAAATTCAAAACGCTCATGATTGAAGCAATAAAGTATTTTGATGAGAAATGGACATAA
- a CDS encoding geranylgeranyl reductase family protein: protein MEKFDVIVIGGGPIGCNVANNLAKEGISVAVLEAKTKIGFPNHCSGLVPMEFIELTNLDNSLILNYIKGAEVFSYKESNFQFKRDTPYAAVIDRSNFDILMERRAKESGAKFFYNAHIESIEIKNGESNITLTNGKIFSTKVIVVATGSTSAIQKMLNIEINGSTIYTVQIDVEIPLKDTEIAFIYMNNQVAHNWFAWAIPTNQNNARVGFGEDIGRNLLDKLDFLFKTWGVLSSAKITGKPVVWSIPIGIPKKTAFKNILFVGDAARQVKPFSGGGLLTGFIAGNILSETVIAAFKDSANFYKILETYDNRWKKVLSNEFKKEIFLRDVYTSLTDSDKDEIIKNLNRKKISEILLQYGFMDNPAITGLKLLLHTPKIPLIYIRRKLLG, encoded by the coding sequence GTGGAAAAGTTTGATGTGATAGTTATTGGCGGTGGGCCAATTGGATGCAATGTTGCAAATAATCTTGCAAAGGAAGGAATCTCGGTTGCAGTATTAGAGGCAAAAACGAAAATTGGATTCCCAAACCACTGCTCAGGGCTTGTCCCAATGGAATTTATCGAACTTACAAACTTAGACAATTCTCTCATTTTGAATTATATAAAAGGTGCGGAAGTTTTCTCCTATAAAGAAAGCAATTTTCAATTTAAAAGAGACACTCCCTATGCTGCAGTTATTGACAGAAGCAACTTCGACATCCTTATGGAAAGAAGGGCAAAGGAAAGCGGAGCAAAATTCTTTTATAATGCTCACATTGAAAGTATCGAAATAAAAAATGGGGAATCCAACATTACCCTTACAAATGGAAAAATTTTCAGTACAAAAGTCATTGTAGTTGCAACAGGCTCAACATCTGCAATTCAAAAGATGTTAAATATTGAAATTAATGGAAGCACAATCTACACAGTGCAAATTGATGTAGAAATTCCATTAAAAGACACTGAAATCGCTTTCATATATATGAATAACCAAGTTGCGCACAATTGGTTTGCATGGGCTATACCAACAAACCAAAACAATGCTCGTGTTGGATTTGGTGAAGACATTGGAAGAAATCTTCTCGATAAATTAGACTTTCTTTTTAAAACATGGGGAGTGCTTTCAAGTGCAAAAATTACAGGGAAACCAGTTGTATGGAGCATCCCAATCGGCATACCAAAGAAAACCGCTTTTAAAAATATTCTTTTTGTAGGCGATGCTGCAAGACAAGTTAAGCCATTCTCGGGTGGTGGACTTCTGACAGGCTTTATAGCAGGAAATATTCTTAGTGAAACAGTAATCGCAGCATTTAAAGATAGCGCAAATTTTTATAAGATTCTTGAAACTTATGATAACCGATGGAAAAAAGTATTATCAAACGAATTCAAAAAAGAAATTTTTTTAAGAGACGTATATACCTCCTTAACCGATAGTGATAAAGATGAAATAATCAAAAATCTAAACAGAAAAAAAATTTCTGAAATTTTGCTACAATACGGATTTATGGACAATCCTGCCATAACTGGCTTAAAATTGCTACTACATACCCCAAAGATACCATTAATTTATATTAGAAGAAAATTGTTAGGATAA
- a CDS encoding DUF4143 domain-containing protein, whose translation MKIRSPRSEINVKNKYYFYDTGIRNGIINNFNKLDSRDDVGALFENFVIAERLKKHKYLRTFTNLYFWRTYSNGEIDLIEESQGEILSFEIKWNKIVKPPKLFFETYKNSTFEVITKENYLDFVI comes from the coding sequence TTGAAGATTAGAAGTCCAAGAAGTGAAATTAACGTCAAGAACAAATACTACTTTTATGATACAGGGATAAGAAACGGTATAATAAACAATTTCAACAAGTTAGATTCAAGAGATGATGTTGGTGCTCTTTTCGAAAATTTTGTAATAGCCGAGAGATTAAAAAAACATAAATACTTGAGGACTTTTACAAATTTGTACTTTTGGAGAACGTATAGCAATGGTGAGATAGACCTAATAGAAGAATCTCAAGGAGAAATACTCTCTTTTGAAATAAAGTGGAATAAAATCGTTAAACCGCCCAAGTTATTCTTCGAGACTTATAAAAACTCGACTTTCGAAGTGATTACAAAAGAGAACTACCTTGATTTTGTAATATAA
- a CDS encoding AAA domain-containing protein, with the protein MTNLKGVVIKEFESSGKKGITLSTDDGVFNIVFEKPVELSNVKKLSLVNLKEVGGGFHRTFLFRDDSFVSFYPGFLVQPEEIEEDSFSTLFKIFSGAPLKESFESEIFYAVRGIKESERFKSLIERFPKDIKAKFSFYPYIFDTTFGFFIKDALFFGRFPVVFEGNLTKGVVQALSSKFEEYLVMSSVATFEERKISLIDKKQVISKRNNFANLVYSFFKVLESNVNKNNPNMVDYAYILDHKEIFEEPINDFLKEFRDARKHIKKLLEGTLENIKTTRLYNAEGDDFTFKALIKDNELNLDRGTPCMLFERPPLNMRIFGIVKSVDFNSISGAVDYKTVSPEFIAPLKTIRKEVKGIVNIKRASDTLRDFLINGRFLPHVDKLFGNAVELIESAPTFAIIKGDFGTGKKFIIGEFLRKHPETRSLIFSKSFYKPLREIFGNFVEKRVENLEGTYDYIFYFDRNIDKITILNFAPFTNNIIVFTYDSAVPFENLLDDQRIFTLAKAVGFDKCIHRFVSKFYPLRSEATLDISEFKILNKENIESEFIPLVNPEKVVQFVGVKGSVEFEKNKLNRNEANFTITLIKQFLKGGVERSSIEVIVPYERQKAYIIEQLKNNQIEGVKVSLVDEAIQSPIVIINFVDLETLPKIFEDKFNLAYAITRARSKVILVGSPTLTKKEKFLS; encoded by the coding sequence ATGACAAATTTAAAAGGGGTTGTAATAAAGGAGTTTGAAAGCTCTGGGAAAAAAGGTATTACACTTTCAACTGATGACGGTGTATTCAATATTGTTTTTGAAAAACCTGTTGAGTTATCAAATGTTAAAAAATTGAGTCTTGTAAACCTTAAAGAAGTAGGTGGAGGCTTTCACAGAACATTTTTGTTTAGAGATGACTCTTTTGTGTCATTTTACCCAGGCTTTCTTGTCCAGCCAGAAGAAATTGAGGAAGACAGTTTCTCAACACTCTTTAAGATTTTTAGTGGCGCTCCCCTTAAGGAATCTTTCGAAAGCGAAATCTTTTATGCAGTTAGAGGCATAAAGGAAAGCGAGCGTTTTAAATCCTTAATTGAAAGATTTCCAAAAGACATCAAGGCAAAGTTCAGTTTTTATCCTTATATTTTTGATACGACCTTTGGGTTTTTTATTAAGGATGCACTTTTCTTTGGAAGGTTTCCCGTTGTATTTGAAGGGAATCTTACTAAAGGTGTAGTTCAAGCGCTTTCCTCAAAATTTGAAGAGTATTTAGTTATGAGCAGTGTCGCTACCTTTGAAGAGAGAAAAATTTCTCTTATCGATAAGAAACAGGTGATATCAAAGAGAAACAACTTTGCAAACCTTGTTTATTCATTCTTTAAGGTGCTTGAAAGCAATGTTAACAAAAACAATCCCAATATGGTTGATTATGCATATATCCTCGACCATAAAGAGATATTTGAAGAACCAATCAATGATTTTCTTAAAGAATTTAGAGATGCACGCAAACACATTAAAAAACTTCTTGAAGGGACGCTTGAAAACATTAAGACAACGAGACTTTACAATGCCGAAGGCGATGATTTTACATTTAAGGCTCTCATCAAGGATAACGAATTAAACCTTGATAGGGGTACTCCTTGTATGCTTTTTGAAAGGCCACCTCTTAATATGAGAATTTTTGGCATAGTTAAGTCAGTTGACTTTAATTCAATTTCAGGTGCAGTTGATTACAAAACCGTGTCGCCTGAATTTATTGCACCCCTTAAAACAATTAGAAAAGAAGTTAAAGGAATTGTTAACATAAAAAGAGCATCAGACACTTTGAGGGATTTTCTTATAAACGGAAGATTTTTACCCCACGTGGATAAACTTTTCGGAAATGCCGTTGAGTTAATTGAAAGTGCTCCAACATTTGCGATTATCAAAGGTGATTTTGGAACAGGCAAAAAATTTATTATCGGAGAATTCTTGCGAAAGCACCCAGAAACAAGAAGTCTCATATTCTCTAAAAGTTTTTACAAGCCACTCAGAGAAATTTTTGGAAATTTTGTAGAAAAACGAGTAGAAAACCTTGAAGGAACATACGATTACATTTTCTACTTTGATAGAAATATCGATAAAATAACTATATTAAATTTTGCACCATTTACAAATAATATCATTGTATTTACCTATGATAGCGCGGTTCCATTCGAAAATCTTTTAGACGACCAGAGAATCTTTACACTCGCAAAAGCAGTTGGCTTTGATAAGTGTATTCATAGATTTGTTTCAAAATTTTATCCCTTGCGTTCAGAGGCCACTTTAGATATTTCAGAATTTAAAATTCTTAACAAAGAAAATATCGAAAGTGAATTTATTCCTCTTGTTAATCCAGAAAAAGTTGTGCAGTTTGTGGGTGTTAAGGGCAGCGTTGAATTTGAAAAAAACAAACTCAATAGAAATGAAGCGAATTTTACCATAACTCTTATAAAGCAATTCCTAAAAGGCGGTGTAGAGCGCTCATCAATTGAGGTAATCGTTCCATACGAAAGACAAAAGGCCTATATTATAGAGCAATTGAAAAATAATCAAATTGAAGGTGTAAAAGTCTCTCTTGTAGATGAAGCAATTCAATCTCCAATTGTGATAATAAATTTTGTTGATTTAGAAACTCTTCCAAAGATTTTTGAAGACAAATTTAATCTTGCCTATGCTATAACAAGGGCAAGAAGTAAAGTAATACTTGTTGGTTCGCCAACTTTAACCAAAAAAGAAAAATTTTTATCCTAA